Within Williamwhitmania sp., the genomic segment TTTAACACCATAGCCTGTCCATGCCACTGCAAGCAAATCATTTGCCATATGAGCATTTGCTCCCGGAATGTCAAACAAGTCGGCACTACCAACCAAGATGAGGAGTATGGGGAACATTACAATGAAGTAGAGCTCGTCGAGGAGAGAGGTGGCCATTACAACGGCCGAACTTTGGCCGATGGTAAGCCCTTCCTTGTGCACGTAGAGTATGGCAATACTAGTTCCTCCTATGGCAGAAGGCGTTATGGCAGACGTAAATTCCCACAGGATTACCACGCGGAGAGCATGCAAAAAGGAGAGACGGTTGTCGGAAAGGATTCTTAATCTTATAATGTAGCCGAGGTCTCTGGTCACCATGAATAAGGCTGCCAATCCGAGAAATGCCCCTGCTTCCCAACCAAGTTTAATCTGCCGGAAGGCGTTGGGGTTAAACTCATCCCAAAGCATATAGCCCACCACTGCCAACCCAATAATAATGGGATAGATAATGCGGCTTGCCTTGATTTTTGAGAGTGGGTTTACCTTTGCCGTAGCTTCCATTTAATACTCTTTGCATGATGACCCCTCTTTGGAAGTAAGGGACAGTTAACTTTTTTCGTGAAAGTTGGGAAGTTAAAATAACAAAACAAACTTACCAAATAGATGTTAATGGAATCGTGTTGTTTCCGTTAAGCTTTGTTTGAAATTGCAACTCTAAACCCACATTAACCCGGTTTCCCCAATGAGCGACAGAGCAAAGGCGCACCTTGCCATAATTGTGGCCAACATTCTTTTTGGTATCAACTATTCTGCTGCAAAGCACGTAATGCCGGGCTACATTTTACCCGAGGGTTTTACCTTGCTCCGCATTGTATCGGCGGCAGCACTGCTTTGGCTTACCTCAATTTTTTTTAAGCGAGAAAAGGTTTTACGGAGCGACTACTGGCGGCTTTTTCTTGCCTCGGTTTTTGGGGTAGTTCTAAACCAGTTCATGTTTCTGAAAGGGCTCAACTATACCACCCCCATCGACTCGTCCATTATAATGACGGTGAATCCGGTTCTTGTGTTATTGATTTCCGCGTTGGTACTTCGTGATGCCATAACCCTTACCAAGGTGCTGGGTATTGCTGTAGGAGCATCGGGAGCCCTACTGCTCATTGTGCAGAGCGGCAATGTCTCCTTTGCGGGCGAGCATTTTACCGGTAATGTGCTCACCTTCTTAAATGCTTTGTCCTATGCCTTCTACCTTGTGCTCATTAAGCCACTCATGATGCGCTACTCCCCGGTAACTGTAATGAAGTGGGTTTTCACCGTTGGTTTGATAATGATGGCTCCACTTGGTTATACCTCTCTCTCGGAAGTGCAGTGGAGTGTAATGCCTGGGGTGGCTTGGGGTGCAATTATATTTGTAATGGTGGGTCCAACTTACCTTGCATACTTGCTCAACAGCAAGGGCCTTCAGTCCTTGAAGCCAGCCACGGTGAGTATCTACATCTACTTCCAACCCATTATTGCATCGCTGGTGTCGGTGTGGCTGGGACAGGATAGGATTACAATGGTTAAGGTAATCTCTACCCTGTTGGTATTCATAGGTGTTTACCTTGTTTCCGGTTCGGGCGATGTAGTGAGACGGTTACTGGTGCCGCAGCTGCGTAAAAGCCAGTAGCGCTATTTATACTTGCCGAAAAGTAAAAATTGCAATAACCCCAGCATTGTTCAAATCCCTGACGGGGTTGGGGCAAGTTGGTCTGTCAATAAATAATAAGGACTACACCAATGGTGGCGTAGTCCTTATTCAATCTTCTTT encodes:
- a CDS encoding lysylphosphatidylglycerol synthase transmembrane domain-containing protein, yielding MEATAKVNPLSKIKASRIIYPIIIGLAVVGYMLWDEFNPNAFRQIKLGWEAGAFLGLAALFMVTRDLGYIIRLRILSDNRLSFLHALRVVILWEFTSAITPSAIGGTSIAILYVHKEGLTIGQSSAVVMATSLLDELYFIVMFPILLILVGSADLFDIPGANAHMANDLLAVAWTGYGVKLAYLVLLSYGMFVNPRGLKWLLMKVFKLPFLRRWKHGANQAGTDIIKSSRELRKKHIIYWLKAGLATFVSWTARYWVVNALLLAFFVVHDHLLIFARQLVMWIMMLVSPTPGGSGFAEYIFTVLLGEFIPVNPDVKHSTVVALSFIWRLFSYYPYLFIGVFVFPRWIKRKFGKAKL
- a CDS encoding EamA family transporter, with translation MSDRAKAHLAIIVANILFGINYSAAKHVMPGYILPEGFTLLRIVSAAALLWLTSIFFKREKVLRSDYWRLFLASVFGVVLNQFMFLKGLNYTTPIDSSIIMTVNPVLVLLISALVLRDAITLTKVLGIAVGASGALLLIVQSGNVSFAGEHFTGNVLTFLNALSYAFYLVLIKPLMMRYSPVTVMKWVFTVGLIMMAPLGYTSLSEVQWSVMPGVAWGAIIFVMVGPTYLAYLLNSKGLQSLKPATVSIYIYFQPIIASLVSVWLGQDRITMVKVISTLLVFIGVYLVSGSGDVVRRLLVPQLRKSQ